From Clostridiisalibacter paucivorans DSM 22131, one genomic window encodes:
- the atpA gene encoding F0F1 ATP synthase subunit alpha has translation MNLRPEEISLVIKEQIKRYENKLDVVDVGTVIQVGDGIARVHGLEKCMAGELLEFTDGVYGMALNLEEDNVGCVLLGSDKNIKEGDVVKRTERIVEVPVGDAMIGRVVNALGQPIDGKGPVDTDKYRPVEAKAQGVITRESVNEPLQTGIKAIDSMFPIGRGQRELIIGDKQTGKTAIATDTIINQKGEDVICIYVAIGQKNSTVAKIVETLDSKGAMDYTIVVSATASELAPLQYIAPYAGVTIGEEFMFNGKDVLIIYDDLSKHAVAYRTMSLLLRRPPGREAYPGDVFYLHSRLLERSAKLNEKNGGGSITALPIIETLAGDISAYIPTNVISITDGQIFLESELFFSGQRPAVNAGLSVSRVGGAAQIKAMKKVSSKLKLELSQYRELAAFAQFGSDLDKDTRDRLAKGERIMEVLKQPQYEPVPVQHQVMIVYVVMNDYLSDIEVDKIKEFEKQFYVFMDDKYPDIGKSIIENGKLTEEIEEKLKEAIEEFKKKFS, from the coding sequence ATGAACCTTAGACCTGAAGAAATTAGTCTGGTTATAAAGGAACAGATAAAAAGATATGAAAACAAATTAGATGTAGTAGATGTTGGAACTGTTATCCAGGTTGGTGATGGAATTGCCAGGGTCCATGGACTGGAAAAGTGTATGGCAGGTGAATTATTGGAATTTACCGATGGAGTATATGGTATGGCACTAAACTTGGAAGAAGATAATGTAGGCTGTGTACTTCTTGGCTCTGACAAAAATATAAAAGAGGGCGATGTAGTAAAGAGAACAGAAAGAATAGTTGAAGTGCCAGTTGGAGATGCAATGATAGGAAGAGTTGTAAACGCTTTAGGGCAGCCTATAGATGGAAAGGGACCTGTAGATACTGATAAATATAGGCCTGTAGAGGCTAAGGCCCAAGGAGTTATAACTAGAGAATCTGTTAATGAACCTTTACAAACAGGTATAAAGGCTATAGATTCTATGTTCCCCATAGGAAGAGGACAAAGGGAGCTTATAATAGGAGATAAGCAGACAGGTAAGACTGCAATAGCTACAGATACTATAATCAATCAAAAAGGTGAAGACGTTATATGTATATATGTAGCAATAGGACAAAAGAACTCTACTGTGGCAAAAATAGTGGAGACTTTAGATAGTAAAGGCGCTATGGATTATACCATAGTTGTATCGGCTACAGCCAGTGAATTGGCACCATTACAATATATTGCACCTTATGCAGGAGTTACCATAGGTGAAGAATTTATGTTTAATGGAAAAGATGTATTGATAATATATGATGATTTATCTAAACATGCCGTTGCATACCGTACAATGTCATTGTTACTTAGAAGACCTCCAGGAAGGGAAGCATATCCAGGAGATGTATTTTATCTTCATTCAAGACTTCTTGAGAGATCGGCTAAGTTAAATGAAAAAAATGGTGGAGGATCTATAACGGCATTGCCTATTATAGAGACATTGGCTGGAGATATTTCTGCATATATACCTACAAATGTTATTTCCATAACTGATGGTCAGATATTCTTGGAATCTGAGCTGTTTTTCTCTGGACAAAGACCAGCAGTAAACGCTGGACTTTCAGTATCTCGTGTTGGAGGAGCTGCTCAAATAAAGGCCATGAAAAAAGTTTCAAGTAAATTGAAATTAGAATTATCTCAATATAGGGAATTGGCTGCATTTGCTCAATTCGGTTCAGACCTTGATAAAGATACAAGGGATAGACTGGCTAAAGGGGAAAGGATTATGGAGGTATTGAAACAACCTCAATATGAGCCAGTACCTGTTCAACATCAGGTTATGATTGTGTATGTAGTTATGAATGATTATCTTTCTGATATTGAAGTAGATAAGATAAAAGAATTTGAAAAACAATTCTATGTATTTATGGATGACAAATATCCAGATATAGGAAAGAGCATAATAGAAAATGGAAAACTTACAGAGGAAATAGAAGAGAAATTAAAGGAAGCTATTGAAGAATTTAAGAAGAAGTTTAGCTGA
- a CDS encoding ATP synthase subunit I → MGATDDIFKSIVKKLLITDLILFLVFFIFTENPKQWILGLLFSSIFSVLNFRLLAISIEKSVTMKPTKATIYAVSTYIIRYALTGLIVVIGFKAEYLNPLAVIIGLLLIKAVIIVDNTRKK, encoded by the coding sequence TTGGGAGCTACTGATGACATATTTAAAAGTATAGTAAAGAAGCTTCTGATAACGGACTTAATTTTATTTCTAGTATTTTTTATATTTACAGAAAACCCAAAACAGTGGATATTAGGTCTTTTATTTAGCAGTATTTTCAGTGTACTTAATTTTAGACTATTGGCAATTAGTATAGAAAAGTCAGTGACGATGAAGCCTACAAAAGCCACTATATATGCAGTATCCACATATATAATAAGATATGCATTGACGGGACTTATTGTAGTAATTGGATTTAAAGCAGAATATTTAAACCCACTTGCTGTTATAATTGGATTATTATTAATAAAAGCTGTTATAATAGTTGATAATACAAGAAAGAAGTAG
- the atpE gene encoding ATP synthase F0 subunit C, whose product MDSITGKDLILAASAIGAGLAAIAGIGPGIGQGFAAGKGAEAVGRQPEAQGDVIRTMLLGAAVAETTGIYGLIIALILLFVKPLI is encoded by the coding sequence ATGGATTCAATTACAGGAAAAGATTTGATTTTAGCAGCATCAGCAATAGGAGCAGGTTTAGCAGCGATAGCAGGGATAGGCCCTGGAATAGGACAGGGGTTTGCAGCAGGTAAAGGTGCAGAAGCAGTTGGAAGACAACCTGAGGCACAAGGTGATGTTATAAGAACTATGTTACTTGGTGCAGCTGTTGCAGAGACAACAGGTATCTATGGTTTAATAATTGCATTAATCCTATTATTCGTTAAACCACTTATATAA
- the spoIID gene encoding stage II sporulation protein D, whose amino-acid sequence MKTLGIYIFFLLCILIFLPIVLIKGCGMHKGDIEEEVPQQKESIEIVHIYDISQDKVIEMGFDEYIKGVVAAEMPANFHKEALKAQAVAARTYAMYRIEKYRGGHPDHPQAPLCNDVHCQAWLSRERLESLHSEDWIENLWPKIESAVDETSGQVITYNGMPIEPLFHSTSGGMTEDSEEVFAAKLPYLRSVSSPYEEGAPKLKGKIELSMNEFINRIKTFYPSIKINKSNIAEKIKLLERSDTGRIKKIQIDNSVLTGRDIRSIFKLNSTNFTISIFSDEDKIKIDTIGYGHGVGMSQWGANGMANKGSTYVDILKHYYTGVKIKKMY is encoded by the coding sequence ATGAAAACATTAGGCATATATATATTTTTTTTGTTATGTATATTAATATTTTTACCAATAGTATTAATAAAAGGGTGTGGTATGCATAAAGGAGATATCGAGGAGGAAGTCCCCCAACAAAAAGAAAGCATTGAAATAGTACATATCTATGATATATCTCAAGACAAAGTAATAGAAATGGGTTTTGATGAATATATAAAAGGAGTAGTAGCAGCAGAAATGCCAGCGAATTTCCATAAGGAGGCATTGAAGGCTCAAGCTGTAGCTGCTAGGACATATGCAATGTATAGAATAGAAAAATACAGAGGTGGTCATCCAGATCATCCACAGGCTCCATTATGTAACGATGTGCATTGTCAAGCATGGCTATCTAGAGAAAGGCTAGAGAGCCTCCATTCTGAGGATTGGATAGAAAACCTATGGCCTAAAATAGAATCCGCAGTAGATGAAACATCAGGCCAAGTGATAACTTATAATGGTATGCCAATAGAGCCGTTATTTCATTCTACCAGTGGAGGTATGACAGAAGACTCTGAAGAGGTTTTTGCAGCAAAATTACCTTATTTAAGATCAGTATCAAGCCCATATGAAGAAGGGGCACCTAAGCTTAAGGGTAAAATAGAACTAAGCATGAATGAATTTATCAATAGAATAAAAACTTTTTACCCGTCAATAAAGATAAATAAAAGTAATATAGCAGAGAAGATAAAACTACTTGAGAGGAGTGACACTGGAAGAATAAAAAAGATACAAATAGATAATAGTGTATTAACAGGAAGAGACATTAGAAGTATATTTAAATTGAATTCTACTAATTTTACTATATCTATATTTTCCGATGAAGATAAAATAAAAATAGATACTATTGGATATGGTCATGGAGTAGGAATGAGCCAATGGGGTGCCAATGGTATGGCAAACAAAGGCTCCACATATGTAGATATACTTAAACACTATTATACGGGTGTAAAGATAAAGAAAATGTATTAG
- the atpB gene encoding F0F1 ATP synthase subunit A, whose protein sequence is MGFTGHYVFSIPESIPIIGGAQVSNSVTTTWIIMAFLVIFSIITTRNFQKIPSGMQNFIEMVVDGINGLTKTTMGPDKMKFASYMGTLTLYLAIANLIGLLGVRPPTADLNTTFALSIMTFIMIQGFGIRSNGLWKYLKGMAEPFIFMLPLNVIGELANPVSLAFRLFGNILGGVIIMYLLYQVAPILVPVVPHMYFDLFSGIIQTFIFVMLTMVFISMAMDD, encoded by the coding sequence ATGGGTTTTACTGGGCATTATGTTTTTTCTATTCCAGAATCAATTCCTATAATAGGAGGAGCCCAAGTTTCAAATAGTGTAACTACTACATGGATCATAATGGCATTTCTGGTGATATTTTCTATAATTACTACAAGAAATTTTCAAAAGATACCTAGTGGTATGCAAAACTTCATAGAAATGGTAGTAGATGGAATAAATGGTCTTACTAAGACAACTATGGGCCCAGATAAAATGAAATTTGCATCTTATATGGGGACGTTGACCCTTTATTTGGCTATTGCAAATTTAATAGGTTTATTAGGAGTTAGACCTCCTACCGCAGATTTAAATACTACATTTGCATTATCTATAATGACCTTTATAATGATTCAAGGTTTTGGTATAAGGTCAAATGGATTATGGAAGTACTTAAAGGGTATGGCAGAACCATTTATATTTATGTTACCCCTAAATGTTATAGGAGAATTAGCCAACCCTGTATCATTAGCCTTTCGTCTTTTTGGTAATATTTTAGGTGGGGTAATTATAATGTACTTACTCTATCAAGTTGCACCAATATTAGTTCCAGTAGTTCCCCATATGTATTTTGATTTGTTTTCGGGGATAATACAAACTTTTATATTTGTAATGCTTACAATGGTATTTATATCTATGGCAATGGACGATTAG
- the atpF gene encoding F0F1 ATP synthase subunit B: protein MNNATPLVGLDVNFFFQIANTLVLFLLLRHFLFKPVTEFMTNRTEGIKDKIEDADRKNNEAETLRKQYEAKIADINKEGEAILNDYRNKAEARREEIIKDAQLEAQRIMDRTNVEIERTKRKALEDLKEEVVDMTLLATTKFVDKELDKDNHEKLINEFIEEMRVEQWKN from the coding sequence ATGAATAACGCAACACCCTTAGTGGGGTTAGATGTTAATTTTTTCTTTCAGATAGCAAATACTTTAGTATTATTCTTACTTTTAAGACATTTTCTATTTAAACCAGTTACTGAGTTTATGACAAATAGAACTGAAGGAATAAAGGATAAGATAGAAGATGCAGATAGAAAAAATAATGAAGCAGAGACTTTGAGAAAACAATATGAAGCTAAAATCGCTGATATAAATAAAGAGGGAGAGGCGATTTTGAATGATTATAGAAATAAGGCAGAAGCTAGAAGAGAAGAAATAATAAAAGATGCTCAATTAGAAGCACAGAGGATTATGGATAGAACCAATGTAGAAATAGAGAGAACCAAGAGAAAGGCCTTAGAAGATCTCAAAGAAGAAGTAGTAGATATGACATTACTTGCTACAACGAAATTTGTAGACAAGGAACTTGATAAAGATAATCATGAAAAGCTCATCAATGAATTTATAGAAGAGATGAGGGTTGAACAATGGAAGAACTAG
- the atpD gene encoding F0F1 ATP synthase subunit beta, which produces MAEKNIGKLVQIIGPVVDIKFDEENLPELLNAIEIEGKDGKVIAEVAQHTGNDTVRCIAMDSTDGLVRGMDAINTGAPITVPVGRETLGRMFNVLGEVIDEINPPKVKMTSPIHRDPPTYEEQQTSTEIFETGIKVVDLIAPYSKGGKIGLFGGAGVGKTVLIQELINNIATEHGGLSVFAGVGERTREGNDLYYEMKDSGVLDKTTLVFGQMNEPPGARMRVGLTGLTMAEHFRDQEGQDVLLFIDNIFRFTQAGSEVSALLGRMPSAVGYQPTLATEMGQLQERITSTKKGSITSVQAVYVPADDLTDPAPATTFAHLDATTVLSRQISELGIYPAVDPLESTSRILDPAVVGEEHYNVARQVQEVLQKYKELQDIIAILGMDELSEEDKITVARARRIQRFLSQPFTVAEEFTGIDGKYVPIKETVRGFKEILEGKHDDLPESAFLFVGTIEEAVEKAKSMK; this is translated from the coding sequence ATGGCTGAAAAGAATATAGGTAAGTTAGTTCAGATTATAGGTCCTGTAGTAGACATTAAATTTGATGAAGAAAACTTGCCAGAATTATTAAATGCCATTGAAATAGAGGGTAAAGACGGTAAAGTAATAGCCGAAGTTGCCCAACATACTGGAAATGATACAGTTAGATGTATTGCAATGGATTCTACTGATGGACTAGTAAGGGGTATGGATGCCATAAATACAGGTGCCCCTATAACAGTGCCTGTTGGTAGAGAGACACTGGGAAGGATGTTTAATGTATTGGGTGAAGTTATAGATGAAATAAATCCGCCAAAGGTTAAAATGACATCTCCTATACATAGAGACCCACCTACCTATGAAGAACAGCAAACATCTACTGAAATTTTTGAAACAGGAATAAAGGTAGTAGATCTTATAGCACCGTATTCAAAGGGAGGTAAGATAGGTCTTTTTGGAGGTGCAGGAGTTGGAAAGACGGTTCTTATTCAGGAACTTATAAATAATATAGCCACAGAACATGGTGGTTTATCTGTATTTGCAGGTGTTGGAGAGAGGACTAGAGAGGGTAATGACCTATACTATGAGATGAAAGATTCAGGAGTTTTAGATAAAACTACTTTGGTATTTGGTCAGATGAATGAGCCACCTGGAGCTAGAATGCGTGTTGGTCTTACAGGACTTACAATGGCAGAACATTTTAGAGATCAGGAAGGTCAAGATGTATTGCTATTTATAGATAATATATTTAGGTTTACCCAGGCTGGATCTGAAGTTTCGGCACTGTTAGGTCGTATGCCTAGTGCGGTTGGTTATCAACCTACACTGGCTACAGAGATGGGTCAATTACAGGAGAGGATTACATCAACTAAAAAGGGTTCTATTACATCGGTTCAAGCGGTATATGTTCCTGCCGACGACTTGACTGACCCTGCTCCAGCAACGACATTTGCCCATTTGGATGCTACTACAGTTCTTTCACGTCAAATATCTGAACTAGGTATATATCCTGCAGTGGATCCATTGGAATCTACATCTAGGATATTAGACCCTGCTGTAGTTGGAGAAGAGCATTACAATGTAGCTCGTCAAGTACAAGAGGTACTTCAAAAGTATAAGGAGCTTCAAGATATTATAGCTATTCTTGGTATGGATGAATTATCTGAAGAAGATAAGATTACTGTGGCAAGGGCTAGGAGAATCCAGCGTTTCTTGTCACAACCATTTACAGTTGCAGAAGAGTTTACTGGTATAGATGGTAAATATGTGCCTATTAAAGAAACTGTTAGAGGATTTAAAGAGATATTAGAAGGAAAACATGATGATTTGCCAGAGTCTGCATTCTTATTTGTTGGAACTATTGAAGAAGCAGTTGAAAAGGCTAAAAGCATGAAATAA
- the murA gene encoding UDP-N-acetylglucosamine 1-carboxyvinyltransferase — MPKIIVEKSPPLKGNVRISGAKNSALPVIAASLLATENCVLEEVPPLKDVDVICEVLASLGADVKRISREEIHINSAIIDNFEAPYELMRKMRASFLVMGPLLARMGRARVSMPGGCAIGSRPIDLHLKGFKALGADIEVGHGYVEASAKKLVGDKIYLDFPSVGATENIMMAATMAEGETVLENVAQEPEIVDLANFLNKIGADIKGAGTNTIKIKGVKRLAGATHTIIPDRIEAGTFMVAAAITGGEITIENVLTSHIKSIIAKLGEAGVDIVEDGDKLIVRGDRIKAVDIKTLPYPGFPTDMQAQFMALMGVAEGTSVIIETVFENRFMHVNELRRMGMDIKIDGRSAIIQGRNNLLGAPVKATDLRAGAALILMGLVSEGITEINDIYHIDRGYTDIEDKLSRLGAKIYRKYD, encoded by the coding sequence TTGCCTAAAATTATAGTAGAAAAGAGTCCACCATTGAAAGGTAATGTACGAATAAGTGGAGCTAAGAATTCAGCCCTTCCAGTGATAGCCGCCTCTTTATTGGCTACAGAAAATTGTGTATTGGAAGAAGTGCCTCCACTTAAGGATGTAGATGTAATATGTGAAGTATTAGCATCTTTAGGAGCAGATGTAAAAAGGATATCTAGAGAAGAAATACACATAAATTCAGCTATTATAGATAATTTTGAAGCACCATATGAGTTGATGAGAAAGATGAGAGCTTCTTTTTTGGTCATGGGACCTCTTTTAGCAAGGATGGGAAGAGCCAGAGTATCGATGCCAGGAGGATGTGCCATAGGAAGTAGACCTATAGATTTACATTTAAAAGGATTCAAGGCATTGGGAGCAGATATTGAAGTAGGCCATGGATATGTGGAGGCCTCAGCAAAAAAGCTAGTGGGGGATAAGATATATTTAGACTTTCCCAGTGTTGGAGCCACTGAAAATATAATGATGGCAGCTACTATGGCTGAAGGAGAAACGGTTTTGGAGAATGTGGCACAGGAGCCTGAGATAGTAGATTTAGCTAATTTCTTAAATAAAATTGGTGCAGATATTAAGGGTGCAGGAACTAATACAATAAAGATAAAGGGAGTTAAAAGATTAGCAGGAGCCACACATACTATAATACCCGATAGAATAGAAGCAGGTACTTTCATGGTAGCAGCAGCTATAACAGGAGGAGAAATAACTATAGAAAATGTACTTACTAGCCATATAAAGTCTATTATTGCAAAACTGGGAGAAGCTGGGGTTGATATAGTAGAAGATGGTGACAAATTGATAGTGAGGGGCGATAGAATAAAGGCAGTAGATATAAAGACATTGCCCTATCCTGGATTTCCAACAGATATGCAAGCCCAGTTTATGGCTCTTATGGGAGTTGCAGAGGGTACCAGTGTCATAATAGAAACAGTATTTGAAAATAGGTTTATGCATGTAAATGAGTTAAGAAGAATGGGAATGGATATTAAAATTGATGGTAGGAGCGCAATAATACAAGGAAGAAATAATCTTTTAGGAGCACCTGTCAAGGCTACAGATTTAAGAGCTGGTGCAGCACTCATACTTATGGGACTTGTATCTGAAGGGATTACAGAGATCAATGATATATATCATATAGATAGAGGATATACAGATATAGAAGATAAGCTATCACGGTTAGGGGCAAAGATATATAGAAAATATGATTAA
- the atpG gene encoding ATP synthase F1 subunit gamma, with translation MAQSGIRDIKRRIKSIGNTRQITKAMELVSSAKLNKYKSRLEKTRPYFDTVVESIQDILASTTGIRHPLLEKREVKKTCYLVITSDRGLCGGYNSNITRMVDNKIDNKENVAIMVTGQKGRDFFKRKDYNIEKDIIGISEDPQYSQAIELGNIVTELYENGEVDEVNLVYTRFISTISHEPTIMKLLPAEKITGENSNEENKKRALIEYEPSAEEVLSYLIPKYIQSSIYGALVESSVSEQGARRVAMENATDNADEMVQKLNLKYNRARQAAITQEISEIVGGAEALK, from the coding sequence ATGGCTCAGTCCGGAATACGAGATATTAAGAGAAGAATAAAAAGTATAGGTAATACAAGACAGATAACTAAAGCTATGGAGCTTGTTTCTTCAGCTAAATTAAACAAATATAAATCTAGATTGGAAAAAACAAGGCCTTATTTTGATACAGTAGTTGAGAGTATACAAGATATTTTGGCTTCAACTACAGGGATAAGGCATCCACTTTTGGAAAAGAGGGAAGTTAAAAAGACTTGCTACCTTGTAATCACATCGGATAGAGGTCTTTGTGGAGGATATAATAGTAATATTACTAGAATGGTAGATAATAAGATAGATAATAAAGAAAATGTAGCAATAATGGTAACAGGACAAAAAGGAAGAGATTTTTTTAAGAGAAAAGATTATAACATAGAAAAAGACATAATTGGTATATCTGAAGACCCTCAATATTCCCAAGCTATAGAGCTAGGAAATATAGTAACAGAGTTATATGAGAATGGAGAAGTGGATGAGGTAAATCTGGTATATACTAGATTTATAAGTACCATATCCCATGAACCTACAATTATGAAATTATTACCTGCAGAGAAGATAACTGGAGAAAATAGTAATGAGGAAAATAAGAAAAGGGCATTAATAGAATACGAACCTTCTGCTGAAGAAGTTTTAAGTTATCTAATACCAAAATATATACAGAGCTCTATTTATGGGGCATTGGTAGAATCTTCTGTAAGTGAACAGGGAGCTAGGAGAGTCGCAATGGAAAATGCTACCGATAATGCTGACGAAATGGTTCAAAAGTTAAACCTTAAATATAATAGGGCTCGTCAAGCAGCCATAACTCAAGAGATATCAGAGATTGTTGGAGGAGCGGAAGCACTTAAATAG
- a CDS encoding AtpZ/AtpI family protein, which yields MGKNNRVSILENLALVTQIGVSMATPIIAGIFIGNLIDKKLNTGILFLIILTIVGVIISFRTLFKITTRGIKKK from the coding sequence ATGGGCAAAAATAATAGAGTAAGTATTCTAGAAAACTTAGCGTTAGTAACTCAAATAGGGGTTTCTATGGCTACCCCGATAATAGCAGGAATATTTATTGGTAATTTGATTGACAAAAAATTGAATACAGGTATATTATTTTTAATAATATTGACTATTGTAGGAGTAATAATTTCATTTAGAACACTTTTTAAAATTACTACGAGAGGAATAAAGAAAAAATAA
- a CDS encoding YwmB family TATA-box binding protein, which produces MNKKKMSLYLILIITLSMVNYVYGTDGYEESEGALIKGFNVTESELVQVNVKGNSKINEEFLASEDLIELANNLVNTLKIKGERLNNNNRVDINEEGYTLDIEDGDEQRQAIICGIDNLGNKITAIVTTYSSDEGEFKETDLFVELINRDTVLTQNKLDELEKNVDCVFKEFDVIPEKTKYIIGNVSGDIEDAERYLKVSKIISSIDGKKIEEYCDDDVISVSAYSHNIPKHIFTGDKKMNISIEIRYNEYEDKTYFWIGTPIIS; this is translated from the coding sequence ATGAATAAGAAAAAAATGTCATTATATTTAATATTGATAATTACACTATCTATGGTAAACTATGTATATGGGACAGATGGCTATGAGGAGTCGGAAGGAGCTTTAATAAAGGGCTTTAATGTGACAGAGTCAGAATTGGTCCAAGTTAATGTGAAAGGGAATAGCAAAATTAATGAAGAGTTTCTTGCTTCTGAGGATTTAATCGAATTAGCAAATAATTTAGTTAATACCTTAAAAATAAAAGGAGAAAGATTGAATAATAATAATAGGGTTGATATAAATGAAGAAGGTTATACATTAGATATTGAAGATGGAGATGAGCAGAGACAAGCTATAATCTGTGGAATAGATAATTTAGGAAATAAAATTACAGCTATAGTAACCACATATTCTTCCGATGAAGGGGAATTCAAAGAGACAGATTTATTTGTAGAATTAATTAATAGGGATACAGTATTGACACAGAACAAATTAGATGAATTAGAAAAAAATGTAGATTGTGTATTTAAAGAGTTTGATGTAATACCAGAAAAAACTAAATATATTATAGGAAATGTTTCTGGAGATATAGAAGACGCAGAAAGATATCTTAAAGTATCTAAGATAATAAGTAGCATAGACGGTAAAAAGATAGAAGAATACTGTGATGATGATGTTATATCTGTATCAGCTTATTCCCACAACATACCAAAACATATATTTACTGGGGATAAAAAAATGAACATTAGTATTGAAATTAGATATAATGAATATGAAGACAAAACATACTTTTGGATAGGAACTCCTATTATTAGTTAA
- a CDS encoding F0F1 ATP synthase subunit epsilon → MASKFKLEIVTPDRKFFEEDVEMLIVRGKEGDLGIMYNHIPLVTELSIGRLKIKQDNQTKEAAIATGFVKVTAEKTTIVTDAAEWPEEIDVDRAEKAKNRAEKRLQSNDSNIDTLRAEIALKKAINRINLGNKK, encoded by the coding sequence ATGGCCTCAAAGTTTAAATTGGAGATAGTGACTCCCGATAGAAAATTTTTTGAAGAAGACGTAGAGATGTTGATTGTAAGAGGTAAAGAAGGAGATTTAGGTATCATGTATAATCATATCCCTTTGGTTACTGAACTTTCTATAGGGAGATTAAAGATTAAACAAGACAATCAAACTAAAGAAGCTGCCATAGCTACAGGTTTTGTAAAGGTTACAGCAGAAAAGACCACTATAGTTACAGATGCAGCAGAATGGCCTGAAGAAATAGATGTAGATAGAGCAGAGAAGGCTAAAAATAGAGCAGAAAAAAGACTTCAAAGTAATGATTCAAATATAGATACTTTGAGGGCAGAAATAGCATTGAAAAAGGCAATAAATAGGATAAATTTAGGAAATAAAAAATAA
- a CDS encoding F0F1 ATP synthase subunit delta — translation MEELVAKRYGEAFFELSKENNSIDELYNDFQGFIESINLEQRFKALLSSPKLNAEEKKDMIKTIYEGKISDTLLGFMYLLIDKQRINSVENIFNEYKKLVEIERNLVKAQVFTVVKMKDNELNKLKNMLEQKFDKKVQLKNIIDESIIGGVMLRIGDKVIDGSLKNRIESLREDLLNLKVI, via the coding sequence ATGGAAGAACTAGTAGCTAAAAGATATGGAGAGGCATTTTTTGAGCTTTCTAAGGAGAATAATTCAATAGATGAATTATATAATGACTTTCAGGGTTTTATAGAAAGTATAAATTTGGAGCAAAGATTTAAGGCATTATTATCTTCTCCTAAACTTAACGCCGAAGAAAAAAAGGACATGATAAAGACTATCTATGAAGGGAAAATCAGTGACACATTATTGGGATTCATGTATCTACTTATAGATAAGCAGAGAATAAATAGTGTTGAAAATATATTTAATGAATATAAAAAACTGGTGGAAATAGAGAGAAATTTGGTTAAAGCCCAGGTCTTTACTGTAGTTAAAATGAAAGATAATGAGCTAAATAAACTTAAAAATATGCTTGAACAGAAATTTGATAAAAAAGTACAACTTAAAAATATAATTGATGAAAGCATAATTGGAGGAGTAATGCTCAGAATTGGTGATAAGGTTATAGATGGAAGTCTTAAGAATAGAATAGAATCTTTAAGAGAAGATTTGTTGAATCTTAAAGTAATATAG